GGCACGCTCAACACGACCCTTGCCTTCGGGGTTCTGATCTTCATTATGTATAACTTCTACGGCTTCCGCGCCCACGGCGGCGGTTATGTGAGGCAGTTCTTGGGCCCCGTGGCGTTTCTCGCGCCGCTGATGCTTATCATTGAACTGGTGAGCCATGTTGTCCGCCCGGTGTCGCTTTCTTTGCGGCTGTTTATGAACATCACGGGAGACCACATGGTTATGGGCGTCTTTATGAACCTGACGCATTTCTTTATCCCCGCTCTGTTTATCGCGCTCGGCATATTTGTCAGTTTTCTTCAGGCGTTTATATTTACGGTGCTCTCCGCCATTTACATAGGGCTTGCGGAGTCGCACCACTGATTTGGATTTTGGAGACACAACCTTACAAGGAGGAATAAGATGAAAAGGTTTGTATTTACAGTCGCCGCGCTTGCCGTGGCGGGTGTTTTCGGCTTTGCGCCGGATGCGTTTGCCGCTACGGGTGAAACCGGAGACCTTGCCAAGCTCGGCATAGGTCTTGGGGCGGGGCTTGGAATCGGCATAGCCGCGGCCATAGCCGGCCTCGGACAGGGCAGGGCGACCGCCGCCGCGCTTGAGGGTATCGCAAGAAACCCCGGAGCGGCGTCAAAGATTCAGACACCGATGATCATCGGTCTGGCTCTGATTGAGTCGCTCGTCATTTACGCGCTTCTGATAGCGTTTCTGCTTCAGGGCAAGATTTAAGTCGGCGTAA
This region of Candidatus Dadabacteria bacterium genomic DNA includes:
- the atpB gene encoding F0F1 ATP synthase subunit A, producing the protein MEHFSWWTLMGPEIARYDHIIGLGVVVAFLTVVGLGFRRSVRADTSPLPSEKVSFRNFVELIGIDFLFGMLTNILGSREKAQHYFPLLAGSFFFILFCNLLGIVPGFLPPTGTLNTTLAFGVLIFIMYNFYGFRAHGGGYVRQFLGPVAFLAPLMLIIELVSHVVRPVSLSLRLFMNITGDHMVMGVFMNLTHFFIPALFIALGIFVSFLQAFIFTVLSAIYIGLAESHH
- a CDS encoding F0F1 ATP synthase subunit C, yielding MKRFVFTVAALAVAGVFGFAPDAFAATGETGDLAKLGIGLGAGLGIGIAAAIAGLGQGRATAAALEGIARNPGAASKIQTPMIIGLALIESLVIYALLIAFLLQGKI